A stretch of the Mycobacterium sp. ITM-2016-00317 genome encodes the following:
- a CDS encoding ABC transporter ATP-binding protein has product MTDAAAVSARGIHKAFGDRAVLSGVDLELAPGTITAVLGPSGCGKTTLLRILAGFEDPNAGTVSIAGQTVAGQGPTVPVHRRRVGLMPQEGALFPHLSVGENVAFGLGREGREHAATQVAHWLEVVGLAGLADARPHEISGGQQQRVALARALAARPRVLLLDEPFAALDAGLRVRVREDIATILRDTATTALLVTHDQAEALSLADSVALLMAGVVARHGAPADLYDRPGSLASARFLGSTVEIAATVHGGLAQTCLGRLRTCDGVADGPAVVVLRPEQLRFGTGASGTPARVTARRFYGADTVVHVELADGTRLQMRSPVPTALEDGDPVTVEVAGDVLAYPSPTGGQRMALGEPCR; this is encoded by the coding sequence GTGACTGACGCGGCGGCGGTCAGCGCCCGCGGCATCCACAAGGCGTTCGGCGACCGGGCGGTGCTCTCCGGCGTGGACCTCGAGCTGGCGCCCGGCACCATCACCGCGGTCCTCGGGCCGTCCGGCTGCGGCAAGACCACCCTGCTGCGCATCCTGGCCGGCTTCGAGGACCCCAACGCCGGAACGGTGAGCATCGCCGGACAGACCGTCGCCGGTCAGGGCCCGACCGTGCCCGTGCACCGCCGCCGGGTCGGGCTGATGCCGCAGGAGGGCGCGCTGTTCCCGCACCTGAGTGTGGGGGAGAACGTGGCGTTCGGCTTGGGCCGGGAAGGCCGGGAGCATGCGGCGACTCAGGTCGCGCACTGGCTGGAGGTGGTCGGGCTGGCCGGGTTGGCCGACGCCCGCCCGCACGAGATCTCCGGGGGACAGCAGCAGCGCGTTGCGCTGGCCCGGGCGCTGGCGGCCCGGCCGCGGGTGCTGCTGCTCGACGAACCGTTCGCCGCGCTGGATGCCGGGCTGCGGGTACGCGTGCGCGAGGACATCGCCACGATCCTGCGCGACACGGCGACCACGGCGCTGCTGGTCACCCACGACCAGGCCGAGGCGCTCTCCCTGGCCGATTCGGTGGCGCTGCTGATGGCCGGGGTGGTGGCCCGCCACGGCGCGCCCGCCGACCTCTACGACCGGCCCGGATCTCTGGCCAGCGCCCGTTTTCTGGGCAGCACGGTGGAGATCGCCGCGACGGTGCACGGCGGGCTCGCGCAGACCTGCCTGGGCCGGCTACGCACCTGCGACGGGGTCGCCGACGGTCCCGCGGTGGTGGTGCTGCGCCCCGAACAGCTGCGGTTCGGCACCGGGGCATCCGGCACCCCGGCCCGGGTGACCGCACGCCGCTTCTACGGCGCGGACACCGTGGTGCACGTCGAACTCGCCGACGGCACCCGGTTGCAGATGCGCAGCCCGGTGCCGACCGCACTGGAGGACGGGGACCCGGTCACTGTCGAGGTCGCCGGCGACGTGCTGGCGTACCCGTCACCAACCGGTGGGCAGCGGATGGCCCTCGGCGAACCCTGCCGCTGA
- a CDS encoding iron ABC transporter permease → MAVLARPARSRPPALLLLPAALVAACTLVPLVYLAERGLERGWAFVIDELFQPRTAALIGRSLLLVGVVTAACVVLGVGLAVLVTRTDLRGRRALAVALTLPLAMPSYLLAYLWVSALPTVSGFWGAALVLTLVSYPLVLLTTMAALGRVDPAQEEVARSLGLGGVAVLFRVTLRQARAAIAAGALLVALYVLSDFGAVAAMRFEAFTWVIYGAYRSGFNPSRAAVLSLVLMVFAVALVIAEHRARGLAAASRVGGGAARPAPLNRLGRWTPVALVVPAAVLGAALVIPGVELAQWLVTAGARWDVAQWSAALGSTVWLSAAAALVSTAAALPLGVLAARHRDRATRVLEGASYVAHGLPSIVIAISMVSLGVLLLRPIYQREPLLILAYTVLFVPMAIGSIRAAVEAAPIRLEEVARSLGRGPVRAFGTVTARVALPGIAAGAALVLLTCMKELPVTLLLHPTGTDTLATRLWGYSSVSDYASAAPYAAALLLFAAVPTALLGMWGTGDGAVRSD, encoded by the coding sequence GTGGCGGTACTCGCCCGGCCGGCCCGCAGTCGCCCGCCGGCGCTGCTGCTGCTGCCCGCGGCACTGGTCGCGGCCTGCACGCTGGTGCCGCTGGTCTATCTGGCCGAACGCGGACTGGAGCGCGGCTGGGCGTTCGTCATCGACGAACTGTTCCAGCCGCGCACCGCCGCGCTGATCGGGCGGTCCCTGCTGCTGGTCGGCGTCGTCACCGCCGCCTGCGTCGTGCTGGGGGTCGGGCTGGCCGTGCTCGTCACCCGGACCGACCTGCGCGGCCGGCGTGCGCTCGCGGTCGCGTTGACGCTGCCGCTGGCGATGCCGAGCTATCTGCTGGCCTACCTGTGGGTGTCGGCCCTGCCCACGGTCAGCGGCTTCTGGGGCGCCGCGCTGGTGCTCACGCTGGTCAGCTATCCGCTCGTGTTGCTGACGACGATGGCCGCGCTGGGCCGGGTCGACCCTGCGCAGGAGGAGGTGGCCCGGTCGCTCGGGCTGGGCGGTGTGGCGGTGTTGTTCCGGGTCACGTTGCGCCAGGCCCGCGCGGCGATCGCGGCAGGCGCGCTGTTGGTCGCGCTGTACGTGCTCAGCGACTTCGGCGCGGTCGCTGCGATGCGGTTCGAGGCGTTCACCTGGGTGATCTACGGCGCCTACCGGTCCGGGTTCAACCCGTCCCGGGCCGCGGTGCTGTCGCTGGTGCTGATGGTGTTCGCGGTGGCGCTGGTGATCGCCGAGCACCGGGCCCGCGGCCTGGCCGCGGCCTCCCGGGTGGGAGGAGGGGCGGCCCGGCCCGCACCGTTGAACCGGCTCGGCCGGTGGACTCCGGTCGCGCTGGTGGTGCCCGCCGCGGTGCTCGGCGCCGCGCTGGTGATCCCGGGCGTGGAGCTGGCGCAGTGGCTGGTCACCGCGGGCGCGCGGTGGGACGTGGCCCAGTGGTCCGCCGCGCTGGGCTCGACGGTGTGGTTGTCGGCGGCCGCGGCGCTGGTGTCCACCGCGGCGGCGCTGCCGTTGGGGGTGCTCGCGGCCCGGCACCGGGACCGGGCCACCCGCGTACTGGAAGGCGCCAGTTATGTCGCGCACGGGCTTCCGTCGATCGTCATCGCGATCTCGATGGTGTCGCTGGGTGTGCTGCTGCTACGGCCGATCTACCAGCGGGAGCCGCTGCTGATCCTGGCCTATACGGTGCTGTTCGTGCCCATGGCCATCGGTTCGATCCGCGCGGCGGTGGAGGCGGCCCCGATTCGGTTGGAGGAGGTCGCCCGATCGCTGGGCCGCGGCCCGGTCCGGGCGTTCGGCACGGTCACCGCCCGCGTCGCGCTCCCCGGCATCGCGGCAGGCGCCGCGCTGGTTCTGTTGACCTGTATGAAAGAGCTGCCCGTGACCCTGCTGCTGCACCCGACCGGCACCGACACGCTGGCCACCCGGCTGTGGGGCTACAGCTCGGTCAGCGACTACGCCTCGGCCGCGCCGTACGCCGCCGCGCTGCTGCTGTTCGCCGCGGTCCCGACCGCGCTGCTGGGGATGTGGGGCACCGGGGACGGCGCGGTGCGCAGTGACTGA
- the gndA gene encoding NADP-dependent phosphogluconate dehydrogenase, producing the protein MSSSQSTTGTAQIGVTGLAVMGSNIARNFARHGYTVALHNRSIAKTDALLAEHGSDGKFVRSETIAEFLDALEKPRRVLIMVKAGEATDAVINELADAMEEGDIIIDGGNALYTDTIRREKAIRERGLHFVGAGISGGEEGALNGPSIMPGGPKESYESLGPLLEEISAHVDGVPCCTHIGPDGAGHFVKMVHNGIEYSDMQLIGEAYQLLRDGLGKSAPEIADVFDEWNKGDLDSFLVEITAQVLRQIDAKTGKPLVDVILDEAEQKGTGRWTVKSALDLGVPVTGIAEAVFARALSGSVTQRKATTGLASGHLGQKPADAAQFIEDVRQALYASKIIAYAQGFNQIQAGSIEYDWNITPGDLATIWRGGCIIRAKFLNRIKDAFDTDPDLPTLLVAPYFRDAIEAAIDSWRRVVVTATELGIPIPGFSSALSYYDGLRTERLPAALTQGLRDLFGAHTYGRIDTDPQRRFHTLWSGDRSEVEA; encoded by the coding sequence ATGAGCTCGTCGCAGTCCACCACGGGTACAGCGCAGATCGGTGTCACCGGCCTCGCCGTCATGGGGTCGAACATCGCCCGCAACTTCGCCCGACACGGCTACACGGTGGCACTGCACAACCGCTCCATCGCCAAGACCGACGCGCTGCTGGCCGAGCACGGATCCGACGGCAAGTTCGTCCGTTCCGAGACCATCGCCGAGTTCCTCGACGCGCTGGAGAAGCCGCGCCGAGTGCTGATCATGGTGAAGGCAGGCGAGGCCACCGACGCGGTGATCAACGAGCTCGCCGACGCGATGGAAGAGGGCGACATCATCATCGACGGCGGCAACGCGCTCTACACCGACACCATCCGCCGGGAGAAGGCGATCCGCGAGCGCGGGCTGCACTTCGTCGGCGCGGGCATCTCCGGTGGTGAGGAGGGCGCGCTGAACGGGCCGTCGATCATGCCGGGCGGCCCCAAGGAGTCCTACGAATCCCTCGGCCCGCTGCTCGAGGAGATCTCCGCGCACGTCGACGGGGTGCCGTGCTGCACGCACATCGGCCCCGACGGCGCCGGCCACTTCGTCAAGATGGTGCACAACGGCATCGAGTACTCGGACATGCAGCTCATCGGTGAGGCCTACCAGTTGCTGCGCGACGGGCTCGGCAAGTCCGCACCCGAGATCGCCGACGTCTTCGACGAGTGGAACAAGGGCGACCTGGACAGCTTCCTGGTCGAGATCACCGCGCAGGTGCTGCGCCAGATCGACGCCAAGACCGGCAAGCCGTTGGTGGATGTGATCCTCGACGAGGCCGAGCAGAAGGGCACCGGCCGCTGGACGGTCAAGTCCGCCCTGGACCTCGGTGTGCCGGTCACCGGCATCGCCGAGGCGGTGTTCGCGCGGGCGCTGTCGGGCTCGGTGACCCAGCGCAAGGCGACCACCGGCCTGGCCTCCGGTCATCTGGGTCAAAAGCCCGCCGACGCAGCGCAATTCATCGAGGATGTGCGCCAGGCGCTGTACGCGTCGAAGATCATCGCCTACGCGCAGGGCTTCAACCAGATCCAGGCCGGCAGCATCGAGTACGACTGGAACATCACCCCCGGCGACCTGGCCACCATCTGGCGCGGCGGCTGCATCATCCGCGCCAAGTTCCTCAACCGGATCAAGGACGCCTTCGACACCGATCCCGACCTGCCGACCCTGCTCGTGGCGCCGTACTTCCGCGACGCCATCGAGGCCGCGATCGACAGCTGGCGCCGCGTGGTGGTCACGGCCACCGAACTGGGCATCCCGATCCCGGGCTTCTCCTCGGCGCTGTCCTACTACGACGGGCTGCGCACCGAACGGCTGCCCGCCGCGCTGACCCAGGGACTGCGCGACTTGTTCGGCGCGCACACCTACGGCCGCATCGACACCGACCCACAGCGCCGGTTCCACACGCTGTGGAGCGGCGACCGCAGCGAGGTCGAGGCCTGA
- a CDS encoding hemolysin family protein, which produces MNLAMTLLSLLAFALLTAGTAIFVAAEFSLTALERSTVEANVRSGDRRDQMVQRAHRTLSTQLSGAQVGISITTLATGFLAEPVVARLIDPALSAIGVPDQLVTGLALVLAILIATSISMVFGELVPKNLAVARPVPTARWAAPLQLMFSFLAKPLIRLTNGTANWILRRLGIEPAEELRSARSPQELVSLVRSSAQSGSLDPVTAVLVDRSLQFGDRSAEELMTPRSKIDTLDADDTVVDLSEAAIRTGHSRFPVIHGDLDETIGMVHVKQVFAVPATARATTRLSALALPVTKVPSTLDGDSVMSEVRANGLQTALVVDEYGGTAGMVTVEDLIEEIVGDVRDEHDDEPPDVVQAGRGWQVSALLRIDEVAEGTAFRPPEGDYETIGGLVLEKLGHIPTEGESVELTAFDPDGSPDHPPRWLATVVKMDGRRIDQLRLTELGREGAGGG; this is translated from the coding sequence ATGAACCTCGCGATGACACTGCTCTCGCTGCTGGCGTTCGCGCTGCTCACCGCAGGCACGGCGATCTTCGTGGCCGCCGAGTTCTCCCTGACCGCGCTGGAGCGCAGCACCGTCGAGGCCAACGTGCGCTCCGGCGACCGCCGCGACCAGATGGTGCAGCGGGCCCACCGCACGCTGTCGACGCAGCTGTCCGGTGCGCAGGTCGGCATCTCCATCACCACGCTGGCCACCGGGTTCCTGGCCGAACCGGTCGTCGCGCGGCTCATCGACCCGGCGCTGAGCGCCATCGGCGTCCCCGACCAGCTCGTCACCGGGCTGGCCCTGGTCCTGGCCATCCTGATCGCGACCTCGATCTCGATGGTGTTCGGCGAACTCGTCCCGAAGAACCTCGCAGTGGCCCGGCCCGTGCCGACGGCACGCTGGGCGGCCCCGCTGCAGCTGATGTTCTCGTTCCTGGCCAAGCCGCTGATCCGGCTGACCAACGGGACCGCGAACTGGATCCTGCGCCGCCTCGGCATCGAACCGGCCGAGGAGCTGCGGTCGGCCCGTTCCCCGCAGGAGTTGGTGTCTCTGGTGCGCTCATCGGCGCAGAGCGGGTCCCTGGACCCGGTCACCGCGGTGCTGGTGGACCGCTCGCTGCAGTTCGGCGACCGCTCCGCCGAGGAACTGATGACCCCGCGCTCCAAGATCGACACCCTCGACGCCGACGACACCGTCGTCGACCTCAGCGAGGCGGCGATCAGGACCGGGCACTCCCGCTTCCCGGTCATCCATGGCGACCTCGACGAGACCATCGGCATGGTGCACGTCAAGCAGGTGTTCGCGGTGCCCGCCACGGCACGCGCCACCACCCGGCTGTCCGCACTGGCCCTGCCGGTCACGAAGGTGCCGTCGACCCTCGACGGCGACTCGGTGATGTCGGAGGTGCGCGCCAACGGCCTGCAGACCGCGCTGGTGGTCGACGAGTACGGCGGCACCGCGGGCATGGTGACGGTGGAGGACCTCATCGAGGAGATCGTCGGCGACGTGCGCGACGAACACGACGACGAGCCGCCGGACGTGGTCCAGGCGGGCCGGGGCTGGCAGGTCTCGGCGCTGTTGCGGATCGACGAGGTCGCCGAGGGCACCGCGTTCCGCCCGCCCGAGGGCGACTACGAGACGATCGGCGGGCTGGTGCTGGAGAAGCTCGGCCACATCCCGACGGAAGGTGAATCGGTGGAGCTGACCGCCTTCGACCCGGACGGGTCGCCGGACCATCCGCCGCGCTGGCTGGCCACCGTCGTGAAGATGGACGGCCGCCGGATCGACCAGCTGCGCCTGACCGAACTGGGCCGTGAGGGGGCCGGCGGTGGGTGA
- a CDS encoding hemolysin family protein, with protein sequence MGDIFGVLLTFVLLAANAFFVASEFSLISARRDRLEALAEQGKHSAVTVIRAGEHLSLMLAGSQLGITICSILLGRVAEPAVAHLLEKPFGLLGIPDAVLHSVSFLVALSIVVTLHVLLGEMVPKNIAIAGPESTAMLLIPVYLGYMRLARPFIAFYNWCANSTLRLFGVEPRDELDVTVSTVELSEMIAESLSEGLLDPEEHTRLTRALQIRNRVVNDVAMPLDKIRAVPVAHEGAGPTVGVLEEALKETGYSRFPVVDPGGAFIGYLHIKDVLPLLNGAAGSAAVVEASMVRPLPKVPASLPLPDALTRLRRTNSHLALVTAPDGTSTAMVALEDLVEDLVGTVRDSTHRI encoded by the coding sequence GTGGGTGACATCTTCGGCGTGCTCCTGACCTTCGTGTTGCTGGCCGCCAACGCGTTCTTCGTGGCCTCGGAGTTCTCGCTGATCTCCGCGCGCCGGGACCGGCTCGAAGCGCTGGCCGAGCAGGGCAAGCACAGCGCGGTCACCGTCATCCGGGCCGGCGAGCATCTGTCGCTGATGCTGGCGGGCTCCCAGCTCGGCATCACGATCTGTTCGATCCTGCTGGGCCGGGTCGCCGAACCCGCGGTGGCGCACCTGCTGGAGAAGCCGTTCGGCCTGCTGGGCATCCCCGACGCGGTGCTGCACAGCGTGTCGTTCCTGGTGGCGCTGTCGATCGTGGTGACGCTGCACGTGCTGCTGGGCGAGATGGTGCCGAAGAACATCGCGATCGCCGGGCCCGAGTCCACCGCGATGCTGCTGATCCCGGTCTACCTGGGGTACATGCGGCTGGCCCGGCCGTTCATCGCGTTCTACAACTGGTGCGCGAACTCGACGCTGAGGCTGTTCGGCGTCGAACCCAGGGACGAACTCGACGTCACCGTCTCGACTGTCGAACTGTCGGAGATGATCGCCGAGTCGCTGTCGGAGGGGCTGCTCGATCCCGAGGAACACACCCGGCTGACCCGGGCGCTGCAGATCCGCAACCGGGTGGTCAACGACGTCGCGATGCCGCTGGACAAGATCCGCGCCGTCCCGGTCGCGCACGAGGGCGCGGGCCCGACCGTCGGGGTGCTCGAGGAGGCGTTGAAGGAGACCGGTTATTCGCGCTTCCCGGTCGTCGACCCCGGCGGGGCGTTCATCGGCTACCTGCACATCAAGGACGTCCTGCCGCTGCTCAACGGTGCTGCCGGCAGCGCAGCCGTGGTCGAGGCGTCGATGGTTCGGCCGCTGCCGAAGGTGCCGGCCTCACTGCCGCTGCCGGACGCGCTCACCCGGCTGCGACGTACCAACAGCCATCTTGCGCTGGTCACCGCGCCCGACGGCACCTCCACCGCGATGGTGGCGCTGGAGGATCTGGTGGAGGACCTCGTGGGAACCGTCCGTGACAGCACGCACCGCATCTGA
- a CDS encoding 3-methyladenine DNA glycosylase has product MTARTASETRLSEADWVDRASAYTRRADDVLAPHQRRRRAGQAHPVYDFLFTYYNVRPGRLRVWHPGYGVVLEGPAADRYLERSGYARVGGGVAVGRDHLNSRLGTVTFIADLLRATASRPARFNCFGMHEWAMVYRASSVRHDRVPLRLGAAGTDAVVESMPLRCSHFDAYRFFTEPAVERNAARLTRDTQLAAEQPGCVHAGMDLYKWALKLGPLVDSGLVLDCLQLALDARVLDMRASPYDLRAYDFEPIAVETPSGRAEYVRMQEVIAERAAPLRSRLLEHALMLQQSATRA; this is encoded by the coding sequence GTGACAGCACGCACCGCATCTGAGACCCGACTGTCCGAGGCCGACTGGGTCGACCGCGCGTCCGCGTACACCCGGCGCGCCGACGACGTGCTGGCCCCGCATCAGCGGCGCCGCCGCGCGGGACAAGCCCATCCCGTCTACGACTTCCTGTTCACCTACTACAACGTCCGCCCCGGCCGGCTGCGGGTCTGGCACCCCGGCTACGGCGTGGTGCTCGAAGGGCCCGCCGCGGACCGTTATCTGGAGCGGTCCGGGTATGCGCGCGTCGGTGGCGGGGTGGCCGTCGGACGCGATCATCTGAACAGTCGGCTCGGCACTGTGACGTTCATCGCGGACCTGTTGCGCGCCACCGCGTCGCGGCCGGCCCGGTTCAACTGTTTCGGAATGCACGAATGGGCGATGGTCTACCGGGCCTCCTCGGTGCGCCACGACCGAGTGCCGCTGCGTCTCGGCGCCGCAGGCACCGATGCGGTCGTCGAGTCGATGCCGTTGCGGTGCAGCCACTTCGACGCCTACCGATTCTTCACCGAGCCCGCCGTCGAACGCAACGCCGCCCGCCTGACCCGCGACACCCAGCTCGCCGCCGAGCAGCCCGGCTGCGTGCATGCGGGCATGGATCTCTACAAGTGGGCACTCAAGCTGGGCCCGCTGGTCGACTCCGGCCTCGTACTGGACTGCCTGCAGCTGGCCCTCGACGCCCGGGTACTCGACATGCGGGCCAGTCCCTACGACCTGCGCGCCTACGATTTCGAGCCGATCGCGGTCGAAACGCCCAGCGGCAGAGCCGAATACGTGCGAATGCAAGAGGTGATCGCGGAGCGTGCCGCGCCGCTGCGGTCCCGGCTGCTCGAACACGCCCTGATGTTGCAGCAGAGCGCCACCCGGGCATAG
- a CDS encoding GuaB1 family IMP dehydrogenase-related protein: MEFLEGHHPPYDLTYNDVFVVPGRSEVQSRFDVDLSTVDGSGTTIPVVVANMTAVAGRRMAETVARRGGIVVLPQDLPASAVQHTVDFVKTRDTVVDTPVVLSPDDSVSDAVALIHKRAHGAAVVVAADARSGSGGVNRPIGLVTEASCMGVDRFTRVRDVAVPDFVTAPVGTDPRKVFDLLEHAPVDVAVMTEADGSLAGVLTRTGAIRTGIYRPAVDARGRLRIAAAVGINGDVGAKARELAEAGVDLLVIDTAHGHQQKMLDAIEVVASLDLGLPLAAGNVVSAGGTRDLINAGASIVKVGVGPGAMCTTRMMTGVGRPQFSAVVECAAAARELGGHVWADGGVRHPRDVALAIAAGASNVMIGSWFAGTYESPGDLMRDRDNRPYKESYGMASKRAVAARTAGDGAFDRARKALFEEGISSSRMSLDPARGGVEDLIDHITSGVRSTCTYVGATTLPELHEKVVLGVQSAAGFAEGHPLPTGW, encoded by the coding sequence GTGGAGTTTCTCGAGGGTCACCACCCGCCGTACGACCTGACCTACAACGACGTGTTCGTCGTGCCCGGCCGCTCCGAGGTGCAGTCGCGCTTCGACGTGGACCTGTCCACGGTCGACGGGTCGGGCACGACGATCCCGGTGGTGGTCGCGAACATGACCGCGGTGGCCGGGCGGCGGATGGCCGAGACGGTGGCGCGCCGCGGCGGGATCGTGGTGCTGCCGCAGGATCTGCCCGCGTCGGCGGTGCAGCACACCGTGGACTTCGTCAAGACCCGCGACACCGTGGTCGACACCCCGGTGGTCCTGTCGCCGGACGACTCGGTGTCCGACGCGGTCGCGCTGATCCACAAGAGAGCCCACGGCGCGGCGGTGGTGGTCGCCGCGGACGCGAGGAGCGGTTCAGGTGGGGTGAACCGGCCGATCGGGCTGGTCACCGAGGCGTCGTGCATGGGCGTGGACCGGTTCACCCGGGTGCGTGACGTGGCCGTCCCCGATTTCGTCACCGCGCCGGTGGGCACCGACCCGCGCAAGGTGTTCGACCTGCTCGAGCACGCGCCGGTGGACGTGGCGGTGATGACCGAGGCCGACGGTTCGCTGGCCGGCGTGCTGACCCGCACCGGCGCCATCCGGACCGGGATCTACCGCCCCGCCGTCGACGCCCGCGGACGCCTGCGTATCGCCGCGGCCGTCGGGATCAACGGCGACGTCGGCGCCAAGGCACGCGAACTCGCCGAGGCGGGCGTGGACCTGCTGGTGATCGACACCGCACACGGCCACCAGCAGAAGATGCTGGACGCGATCGAGGTGGTGGCGTCGCTGGACCTGGGTCTGCCGCTGGCCGCGGGCAACGTCGTGTCGGCAGGCGGCACCCGCGACCTGATCAACGCCGGAGCCTCGATCGTCAAGGTCGGCGTCGGGCCCGGCGCGATGTGCACGACCAGGATGATGACCGGTGTCGGCCGGCCCCAGTTCTCCGCCGTGGTCGAATGTGCCGCGGCAGCAAGGGAACTCGGCGGCCACGTATGGGCCGACGGTGGGGTGCGGCATCCGCGCGACGTGGCACTGGCGATCGCTGCGGGGGCGTCCAACGTGATGATCGGGTCGTGGTTCGCCGGCACCTACGAGTCGCCGGGCGACCTGATGCGCGATCGGGACAACCGGCCCTACAAGGAGAGCTACGGCATGGCGTCCAAGCGTGCCGTCGCGGCGCGCACGGCCGGCGACGGGGCCTTCGACCGCGCCCGCAAAGCGCTGTTCGAGGAGGGGATCTCGTCGTCGCGAATGAGCCTGGACCCCGCACGCGGCGGGGTGGAGGACCTGATCGACCACATCACCTCGGGCGTGCGCAGCACCTGCACCTACGTCGGCGCCACCACACTGCCCGAACTGCACGAGAAGGTCGTGCTCGGCGTGCAGTCAGCGGCAGGGTTCGCCGAGGGCCATCCGCTGCCCACCGGTTGGTGA
- a CDS encoding BlaI/MecI/CopY family transcriptional regulator, whose amino-acid sequence MAKLTRLGELERSVMDHLWSTGEPQTVRQVHEALAAHRDLAYTTIMTVLQRLAKKNLVVQHRDDRAHRYAPTHGRDELVAGLMVDALDQAADSGSREAALVHFVERVGADEAAALRRALTELEDKHRNGAPAGDTGTS is encoded by the coding sequence TGACGAGGCTCGGGGAACTCGAGCGTTCTGTCATGGACCACCTGTGGTCCACCGGCGAGCCGCAAACCGTGCGCCAGGTGCATGAGGCCCTGGCCGCTCACCGCGACCTCGCCTACACGACGATCATGACCGTGCTGCAGCGGCTGGCGAAGAAGAACCTGGTGGTGCAGCACCGCGACGACCGCGCGCACCGATATGCGCCGACCCACGGCCGGGATGAACTGGTCGCGGGGCTGATGGTCGATGCACTGGACCAGGCCGCCGACTCCGGCAGCCGGGAAGCCGCACTCGTGCATTTCGTGGAGCGGGTCGGTGCCGACGAGGCAGCCGCGCTGCGCCGCGCGCTCACCGAGCTGGAGGACAAGCACCGCAACGGGGCACCGGCTGGCGATACAGGCACCAGCTGA
- a CDS encoding M56 family metallopeptidase: MSALAFSIVALLLSGPVPAMLARASWPLRAPRAAIVLWQAIASAAVLSAFSAGIAIASRLFVPGPDGRPTATIVSEIAVLGWPLWTAYVIVFVLTLVIGARLIASVLQVAIATRRRRAHHRMVVDLVGAHDSRDRADRGLRILDVAEPLAYCLPGVRSRVVVSEGALKALSDSEVAAILEHEHAHLRARHDLVLEMFTAVHAAFPRWVRSAHALNAVKLLIELLADDAAVRREGPTPLARALVACASARAPRGALAAGGPTTVVRVRRLGGEPNSRILAAGAYVAAAAVLIVPTIALAVPWLTELQRLFSA; encoded by the coding sequence GTGTCCGCGCTGGCCTTCTCGATCGTCGCCTTGCTCCTGTCGGGGCCGGTGCCGGCGATGCTGGCCCGGGCAAGCTGGCCGCTGCGGGCACCCCGCGCCGCGATCGTGCTGTGGCAGGCGATCGCGTCCGCCGCCGTCCTGTCCGCGTTCTCGGCCGGAATAGCCATCGCGAGCAGGCTTTTCGTACCCGGTCCGGACGGCCGCCCGACGGCCACCATCGTCAGTGAGATCGCCGTACTGGGCTGGCCGCTGTGGACGGCCTACGTCATCGTGTTCGTCCTGACGCTGGTGATCGGCGCCCGGCTGATCGCGTCGGTCCTGCAGGTCGCCATCGCGACGCGCCGACGCCGGGCCCACCACCGCATGGTCGTCGACCTGGTCGGCGCCCACGACTCCCGGGACCGGGCCGACCGCGGACTGCGCATCCTCGACGTCGCCGAGCCGCTGGCCTACTGCCTGCCCGGGGTCCGCAGCCGCGTCGTGGTCAGCGAAGGCGCCCTCAAAGCCCTGTCGGACAGTGAAGTCGCTGCGATCCTGGAGCACGAACACGCCCACCTACGCGCCCGGCATGATCTCGTACTGGAGATGTTCACCGCCGTGCACGCGGCGTTCCCCCGCTGGGTGCGCAGTGCGCACGCGCTCAACGCGGTCAAGTTGCTGATCGAACTCCTGGCCGACGACGCCGCGGTGCGCCGCGAAGGCCCGACCCCGCTGGCCCGTGCGCTGGTCGCGTGCGCGTCCGCCCGCGCGCCCCGCGGTGCGCTGGCCGCAGGCGGCCCGACGACGGTGGTGCGGGTGCGCCGCCTCGGCGGGGAGCCCAACAGCAGGATCCTGGCCGCGGGCGCGTACGTCGCGGCGGCCGCGGTGCTGATCGTGCCGACCATCGCTCTCGCGGTGCCGTGGCTGACCGAGCTCCAGAGGCTGTTCTCGGCCTAG